AATATCTGGGTTGAGAGGAGCTTCATAGGGATCATCAATCCCCGTGAACTGCTTAATTTCACCAGCACGGGCCCGCTTATACAGTCCCTTCACATCGCGATCTTCGCAGACCGCTAGGGGAGCATTCACAAAGATTTCTACAAAATCACCAATCTTTTGACGCACCTCATCACGAATGTTGCGGTAGGGAGAGATGGCAGAGACCAAAACAATCACACCATTGCGCGTGAGCAGATGGGACACAAAACCAATACGGCGGATGTTTTCGTCACGGTCTTCCTTGCTGAAGCCTAGCCCTTTGGTGAGGTTCTCGCGCACAATATCCCCATCTAACACTTCTAGGGCATAGTTTTGCGCTCTCAGTTTTTCCTCAACCGCCATACGAATCGTTGTTTTGCCGGCTCCGCTCAATCCCGTAAACCAAACGGTGACACCGCGTTGATTTGCTGCCATAACGTTCATCCTTGTGGTACACATACATAATTCGGCTTGGTGGCTTGGTCTGCCCCGCAGTACCTGCCTCCTAACCCTGACAAACAAGCCTTTTTGATACTACGTCGTTTTTGTGTAGAAATGCGTCGTTTTTACCGGGGTTTGCCCAACAACCCTGGGGATAAGAGACGCTGAGATAGGTCGTCTTGCCTACCTCTATCCCCCCATATCTCCCTTGTTCAGGACGTTAACGCTAAGCCCTGCTCGATCCAAGATGGATCCCATGGATCACGTCGATCGTTAGGGAGATTCGTTCCCAGCCTCAACGCCCTCTCAACGTCCTGCCAACATCGGGCGATCGCTCCCCCCCGTCCCCTATGACCTTATTTGAGCAGCATCGTCAGCGCCTGCTGGCCACTGAAGCACCCTTGGCCGCCCGGATGCGCCCCCGCACCCTTGATGATTTTGTGGGACAGGATGCGATCATCGGGCCGGGCCGCTTACTGCGCCGGGCCATTGAAGCCGATCAGTTGTCCTCCCTGATTTTCTTTGGCCCGCCCGGCACCGGCAAAACCACCCTAGCCCAAATTGTCGCCAACACCACCCGCGCCCAGTTTATTCCCCTAAATGCCGTCCTAGCCGGGGTGAAGGATATTCGGGAAGCGATCGCCTCTGCCCAAGATCAGCGCGGCATGTATGGCCAGCGCACCATCCTGTTTGTGGATGAGGTGCATCGGTTCAACAAGGCCCAGCAAGACGCGCTGCTGCCCTGGGTGGAAAACGGTACGGTGATTCTCATCGGGGCAACCACGGAAAATCCCTATTTTGAAGTCAATCAAGCGTTGGTAAGCCGATCGCGGGTGTTTCAGCTCAAGCCCCTAACCGACGATGATCTGCGCCAAGTGGTTCACCAAGCCTTGGCCGACCCTGAACGGGGCTATGGCGATCGCTCCGTCCAGCTCGATCCCGATGCCCTAGAGCATTTGATTCACGTAGCCAACGGCGATGCCCGCGCCTTGCTGAATGCCTTGGAGCTAGGAGTAGAAACCACGAGCCCCAATGACCAGGGCATCCTGCACATCACCCTAGCGGTCGCCGAGGATTCGATTCAGCAGCGGGCGGTGCTCTACGACAAAGAGGGGGACGCCCATTTTGATATCATCAGCGCCTTCATCAAAAGCGTGCGTGGGTCTGACCCCGATGCGGCGCTCTATTGGCTGGCCCGCATGGTCTACGCCGGCGAAGATCCGCGCTTTATTTTCCGTCGATTGGTGATTCTTGCCAGTGAAGACGTGGGTTTAGCCGACCCCCAAGCGATCGCCATCGTCAATGCCTGTGCCCAAGCCTTTGACCGGGTAGGGATGCCCGAGGGACGCTATCCCCTAGCCCAAGCTACCCTCTACCTAGCCACGGCGGCCAAGTCCAACAGCATCATGGGTTTCTTCGATGCCCTAGCGGCCGTGGAGCAGGAGCGAGAAGCGGAGGTGCCCAATCCCCTGCGGGACGACAGCCGCGACAAGCATAGCTTTGGTCATGGAGCCGGCTATCTCTATCCCCACGCCTATCGCGACCACTGGGTTGCCCAGCAGTATCTGCCCAGCAGCCTCCAGGGCCAGGTGTTTTACCAACCCTCTGACCAGGGCTACGAACACCAGATTCAGCAGCAGGTGGCCCGGCAGCGCGAGGCCCAGTTGGCCGCCTTGGTAGACAG
The Leptolyngbya sp. CCY15150 DNA segment above includes these coding regions:
- a CDS encoding AAA family ATPase — its product is MTLFEQHRQRLLATEAPLAARMRPRTLDDFVGQDAIIGPGRLLRRAIEADQLSSLIFFGPPGTGKTTLAQIVANTTRAQFIPLNAVLAGVKDIREAIASAQDQRGMYGQRTILFVDEVHRFNKAQQDALLPWVENGTVILIGATTENPYFEVNQALVSRSRVFQLKPLTDDDLRQVVHQALADPERGYGDRSVQLDPDALEHLIHVANGDARALLNALELGVETTSPNDQGILHITLAVAEDSIQQRAVLYDKEGDAHFDIISAFIKSVRGSDPDAALYWLARMVYAGEDPRFIFRRLVILASEDVGLADPQAIAIVNACAQAFDRVGMPEGRYPLAQATLYLATAAKSNSIMGFFDALAAVEQEREAEVPNPLRDDSRDKHSFGHGAGYLYPHAYRDHWVAQQYLPSSLQGQVFYQPSDQGYEHQIQQQVARQREAQLAALVDSSDTPEVLTFSPADVSTDRWVQRSLSQQGHHLAQVRDRLFELAHLQRHHVVIDLNGGSGLLTWEAVRQVPEGGVYVCVAQSTDQNALQEQANALPDLRQPMILPVAATDLGNWLAEHRPDLRGDRLLGRNAIMTTIDPAQLLTSLRAWLQADGQLVFAESIPQQTQRLYALLDRLPDDLYQQVSMAEEAMYQSEDPRLAWTVDTLRSLLETTGYSANLTVTVTQTPLRITPALIQRWFSPGRDRPSYQDHLQRHLSPDQIAIVKTQVQRQLANRVVDWQGAIAYGVATPT
- the cysC gene encoding adenylyl-sulfate kinase, with the translated sequence MAANQRGVTVWFTGLSGAGKTTIRMAVEEKLRAQNYALEVLDGDIVRENLTKGLGFSKEDRDENIRRIGFVSHLLTRNGVIVLVSAISPYRNIRDEVRQKIGDFVEIFVNAPLAVCEDRDVKGLYKRARAGEIKQFTGIDDPYEAPLNPDIECRTDLETLEESTEKVLAGLKSLGYLNE